The genomic window TACCTATATCGTGACCAGATTTTGCTTGAGTAGCAACAATGTCGCCAATACTCAAAGTAAGGTTTTCAGAATTTTTATAATATTGTTTTCTTCCGTTTTTAAAACGCACCTCTACACCTATAAAAGGTTCTTGTCCGTTTGGAAGCGACATATTTGCCAACCAGTCAAAAACAGTGAGTTTATTGCAGCTATCTGTACCGCAAGTCCCATTGTTTTTGCATCCTTTTGGCTGACCGTCTTTACCAGTTGCGCAACTGTTACAAGCCATATAGAATTATATATTGAATTTAAGCTACTTAAGCCTAAATAAAGGATTCATAAAATTATTAATGAGTAAAGATACTATTATTTTAGTATTAGTTTGAAACAACCTGTTAGATGAATTTTATTATCTAGATATGTTTAACCGTAATAATATTCACAGGACAGGCTTTTGAAGCATTTTGACTTGGTTCTAAAATCTCATAATCTTTAGATTTTAGTGTGTAAAATCCTTTCTTCTCTTCTGCATGTAGCAACACAGATTTCCCATCTTTTTTAGACATTTGAAATTGCTGTGGTGCCAACTCCACACAGTAATTACAACCAATACACTTATTAC from Winogradskyella sp. MH6 includes these protein-coding regions:
- a CDS encoding ferredoxin — encoded protein: MVVVTLQRNKCIGCNYCVELAPQQFQMSKKDGKSVLLHAEEKKGFYTLKSKDYEILEPSQNASKACPVNIITVKHI